From Choloepus didactylus isolate mChoDid1 chromosome 25 unlocalized genomic scaffold, mChoDid1.pri SUPER_25_unloc1, whole genome shotgun sequence, a single genomic window includes:
- the LOC119525418 gene encoding zinc finger protein 14-like gives MDSVTFEDVSVDFTPEEWALLNHAQRNLYRDVMLETFWHLASVGEHWESHCSKAHHKNQEGHLSHLVESLYENNDGIECGESFSQIQDLIVNKRNPTRVKSYECNQRGEAFVDRLSLNTHIGCQPAHNQCKECGKAFIHSSSFEVHVRGHTGEKPFKCKECGKAFINSYQLRIHTRIHTGEKTHEGDKCRKAFSSHANLNTHMTTHNGEKLFECKECGKPYSLLSSLRRHMKIHNAEKSYECKECGKTFLYSSSLIKHARTHTGEKPYKCMECGKSYRCSSHTKAHMRTHTGEKPYECKNCGKAFNWSSVLKLHMRTHTGEKPYECKECGRAFSCSSASRRHVRTHTGEKPYKCKECGKAFRCSSYFRGHVGTHTGEKHYECKQCEKVFSCASSVRTHMRTHTGEKPYECKQCGKAFTRNTSLTEHKKIHARREIL, from the exons GACTCAGTGACCTTTGAGGATGTGTCTGTGGACTTCACCCCAGAGGAGTGGGCTTTGCTGAATCATGCTCAGCGGAACCTCTACAGAGATGTGATGCTGGAAACCTTCTGGCACTTGGCTTCAGTAG GAGAACACTGGGAATCACATTGCAGCAAAGCACATCACAAGAACCAGGAGGGGCATTTGAG CCATTTGGTGGAGAGCTTGTATGAAAATAATGATGGTATTGAATGTGGAGAATCCTTCAGCCAGATTCAAGATCTCATTGTGAATAAGAGAAATCCTACTAGAGTAAAATCCTATGAATGCAATCAACGTGGAGAAGCCTTCGTGGATCGTTTATCCCTTAACACTCACATAGGATGTCAGCCTGCACACAATCAGtgtaaagaatgtgggaaagcctttatcCATTCTTCATCCTTTGAGGTACATGTAAGAggtcacactggagagaaaccttttaaatgtaaagaatgtggaaaagcctttatTAATTCCTACCAGCTTAGAATTCATACAAGgatacacactggagagaagacTCATGAAGGTGATAAATGTAGGAAAGCTTTCAGTTCTCATGCAAACCTTAATACACATATGACAACTCACAATGGAGAGAAACTCTttgaatgtaaagaatgtgggaaaCCGTACTCTCTTCTTTCATCGCTGCGAAGACATATGAAGATTCACAATGCAGAGAAATCCTAcgaatgtaaggaatgtgggaaaaccttcctTTATTCTTCATCTCTTATTAAGCATGcaagaacacacactggagagaaaccctataaatgtatGGAATGTGGGAAATCCTATAGATGTTCCTCGCACACTAAGGCGCACATgagaactcatactggagagaagccTTATGAATGTAAGAATTGTGGGAAGGCCTTCAATTGGTCCTCAGTTCTTAAACTGCATATGAGAACTCATAccggagagaaaccctatgaatgtaaagaatgtgggagAGCCTTCAGTTGTTCCTCTGCCTCTCGAAGACATGTacgaactcacactggagagaaaccatataaatgtaaggaatgtgggaaagccttcaggtGTTCCTCATATTTTCGAGGGCATGTGGGAACTCACACTGGTGaaaaacattatgaatgtaagCAATGTGAGAAAGTCTTCAGTTGTGCTTCTTCTGTTAGGACACATatgagaactcacactggagaaaaaccctatgaatgtaagcaatgtgggaaagcctttacaCGGAATACATCACTTACTGAACACAAGAAAATTCATGCCAGGAGAGAAATCTTATGA